DNA from bacterium:
CCAGGTTTTTATTCAAGCCTTTGAAAAGGTGATGGTAGAGAACCCTTGTCCTGTCTAATAATGAAGTAAACTTATGAGCTTTCTTTGCAAACTTCTTTGAAAAACTTAAAACTAATTGCTCAAGGGTCTTATCTCAAGGGGGTCCATCTTTTCTCCTTAACTCTTCCTAAGCCCTTCGACCTAGATCATTTTTTAGTTTTGCATTTTTAGTTTTAAATTTTTAGTTTTTATTATGGAGGTCATAAAAACAGCCGATTACATCATTGACCTAGGCCCAGAGGGAGGGGATGAGGGTGGCTATGTTGTCGCTGCTGGTATTCCGGAGGAGATAATCTCAACAAAGGCTTCATATACAGGAAAGTTTTTAAAAAAGTATTTGGAAAAATGAAAATTTCTTGATGAAAAATGCTTTGTGTAGATAAAATTTTAAAATGATGCAAAAGATACATTTTGCAATTCTAGGATTTTTCTTTCTTGGGCTGTTTAGCAATGGCTTTTCACAAGATGTTACCAACAGACAGATTTTAGAGAAGCTGGAGAAGCTGGAAATAAGAATGGAAAGGGTGGAGGGAAAGATAAATAATATGGATGTAAGAATTACCAGGCTGGAGGAAGGACAGAAAAGTATTCAGAGGCAGATAGATGATTTAAGGGGTCTTCTTTATGTAATTTTGGCTGGTATGTTTGGATTGATTGGTTTTGTTTTATGGGATAGAAGGACAGCCCTTGCCCCTGCTGTAAAGAGGGTAGAGGCTTTGGAAAAGAAAGAAGAATCTCTTGAGAAAGCACTCAAAGAATTTGCCCTGAAGAAGCCAAGGCTTGCGGAGGCATTTAGGTATGCAGGCATTTCATAGAAAAAGAAAAAGGATTATATTAGAGAGAGGATAAGACACTTTTAACTGCTTTTGGAATAAATAACAAAGCATCTTTGTTGCAAAAAAGGAATTGACGGAGAAAATGCTTATTGTGTCTATAATACCATGGGATTTGGGTTCTTAGAATCAGTTTATGAGAAAGGTTGAAGTAAAGCGAAAGGTGAGGGAAACTGCCTAAACAGGAAAACCCAATCCCGTTAATCCTGTTCATCCTGTCAAAAATAGAACTGAATAGATACCAAAGATTAAGGTTTTTTTACTAAAACTTATGAGCAAAAATTCTTAATACTGAACTTTTGCAACATATACGGAATTATTTACACCAATGAGGGAGCTATTCTCTAAAAAAACTCAAAAGTCAAAACTAGAAAACTCAAAACTACAAATCAAAAATCAATTTGTCTAAAGTTCCTATATAAAAGGTTTAAAGGTAATAGAAAGGATAAATTTTTAAAGCTTGACAAGGGTTAACATACAGGTTAACATAGTATTATGAGAAAAAGTATTATCTTTTATAAAACCAGGGATGGGAAATGTCCAATACAAGATTTTCTTGATTCTCTGCCAGGAAAGGTTGTCCAAAAGTATGGGTGTTAAGTCTATTGGAAGATTTAGATTTTGTTCCATCCTCATATTTTAAGAAACTAAAAGAGGATATTTGGGAAGTAAGAATTACATTTGGTTCAAATGCCTATCGCATATTTTGTTTTCTTGTAGAGAATTCTGTGGTTGTGCTAACCCATGGGGTTCTAAAATCCGAAATAGAAACAAAGGCTTATAAAAGAGATTTTTTAAACAGGAGGTTAGAATGAGTGATTTAAAAAGATATATAAGGGAAAGGAAGAA
Protein-coding regions in this window:
- a CDS encoding type II toxin-antitoxin system RelE/ParE family toxin; amino-acid sequence: MEDLDFVPSSYFKKLKEDIWEVRITFGSNAYRIFCFLVENSVVVLTHGVLKSEIETKAYKRDFLNRRLE